The following coding sequences are from one Armatimonadota bacterium window:
- a CDS encoding 4Fe-4S dicluster domain-containing protein: MARYAMVIDLERCTGCRACMEACKVENNTPQANFWMYVFRFEEGEYPNTRVWFMPRPCMHCDNAPCVKVCPVGARYKRLDGLVATDFDRCIGCRYCEVACPYGVNYFNWKKPERNHYIDWTDREAAALNPVTNGAVPPYKNPDLEKPYGPERRRIAGGGHLKGVIEKCTFCVHRVERGQQPACVANCPLFALHFGDLDDPGSRVSQLLRRRPHFRLLEEAGTQPRVYYLGGKPPGEESRQIEAVRARV, from the coding sequence GTGGCGCGCTACGCCATGGTCATCGACCTGGAGCGCTGCACCGGGTGCCGCGCCTGCATGGAAGCCTGCAAGGTGGAGAACAATACCCCGCAGGCCAATTTCTGGATGTACGTCTTCCGCTTTGAAGAGGGGGAGTACCCCAACACTCGCGTCTGGTTCATGCCCCGACCGTGCATGCACTGCGACAACGCCCCCTGCGTCAAGGTCTGCCCTGTGGGGGCGCGCTACAAGCGGCTGGACGGGCTGGTGGCCACCGACTTCGACCGCTGCATCGGCTGCCGCTACTGTGAGGTGGCCTGCCCCTACGGGGTGAACTACTTCAACTGGAAGAAGCCGGAACGTAATCACTACATTGACTGGACGGACCGGGAGGCGGCCGCGCTGAACCCGGTGACCAACGGCGCGGTCCCTCCCTACAAGAACCCCGACCTGGAGAAGCCCTACGGGCCGGAGCGGCGGCGTATCGCCGGCGGCGGGCACCTCAAGGGCGTCATCGAGAAGTGCACCTTCTGCGTGCACCGGGTGGAGCGGGGCCAGCAGCCGGCCTGCGTGGCCAACTGCCCGCTCTTTGCCCTGCACTTCGGGGACCTGGACGACCCCGGCAGCAGGGTCTCCCAGTTGCTGCGCCGCCGGCCGCACTTCCGCCTCCTGGAGGAAGCGGGGACACAGCCGCGGGTGTACTACCTGGGCGGCAAGCCGCCCGGCGAGGAGAGCCGGCAGATCGAGGCCGTGCGGGCGAGGGTGTAG
- the nrfD gene encoding NrfD/PsrC family molybdoenzyme membrane anchor subunit — protein sequence MVTRAQPIPYGVGRFSPAAALVVLLLLAVVAAGLYALYTQLTEGLVVTGLRDIGTMGGSAWGLYIAFDVYFVGVSFAGITTAALVRILNLQHLRAVSRMAELLTIVSLILAAFSVLPDLGQPLRGIVYLFKYARPQSPFFGTFTMVIAGYLFASLVYFFLDGRRDAAICAQRPGRLQWFYRLWASGYRGTAEERERHARASFWLSLAILPLLVIAHSTLGFVFGLQVGRPGWFSALQAPAFVILAGVSGVGLLIVIAAVVRRVLDAQDRLTPEVFRWLGNMLMVLIAAYLYFMVVDWLTATYAAPSHEARTSRAIFFGRYAHIYWTSVVALVVAFVVQFRQFMRQRYELWRIVLSGVLANVAAVGKRLLIVVPSQTHGTLLPYPPGRYSPTWVEYGIVAGLFGLGTLMYMVVSKIFPIIELPEEGVEG from the coding sequence ATGGTGACACGGGCGCAGCCGATTCCATACGGGGTGGGCCGCTTCTCCCCGGCGGCGGCACTGGTGGTCCTGCTGCTGCTGGCGGTGGTCGCTGCCGGGTTGTACGCCCTCTACACCCAGCTCACCGAGGGGTTGGTGGTGACCGGTCTGCGCGACATCGGCACCATGGGCGGCTCCGCCTGGGGCCTGTACATAGCCTTCGACGTCTATTTCGTGGGGGTCAGCTTTGCCGGGATCACCACCGCCGCGCTGGTACGCATCCTCAACCTGCAACACCTGCGGGCGGTCTCCCGCATGGCCGAGCTGCTCACCATCGTTTCGCTGATCCTGGCCGCCTTCAGCGTCCTTCCCGACCTGGGCCAGCCCCTGCGCGGCATCGTCTACCTGTTCAAGTACGCCCGCCCACAGTCGCCGTTCTTCGGCACCTTCACCATGGTCATCGCCGGCTACCTCTTTGCCAGCCTGGTGTACTTCTTCCTGGACGGGCGGCGGGACGCCGCCATCTGCGCGCAGCGGCCAGGACGGCTGCAGTGGTTCTACCGCCTCTGGGCGTCGGGGTACCGGGGGACGGCAGAGGAGCGGGAGCGACACGCCCGGGCCAGCTTCTGGCTCTCCCTGGCCATCCTCCCCCTGCTGGTGATCGCCCACTCCACGCTGGGGTTTGTCTTCGGGCTGCAGGTGGGGCGGCCAGGGTGGTTCAGCGCCCTGCAGGCGCCGGCCTTCGTCATCCTGGCGGGGGTATCGGGAGTGGGGCTGCTCATCGTCATCGCCGCCGTGGTGCGGCGGGTGCTGGATGCGCAGGACCGTCTCACCCCTGAGGTCTTCCGCTGGCTGGGCAACATGCTCATGGTGCTCATCGCCGCCTACCTCTACTTCATGGTCGTCGACTGGTTGACCGCCACCTACGCCGCGCCCAGCCACGAGGCCCGCACCTCCCGGGCCATCTTCTTCGGCCGGTATGCCCATATCTACTGGACCTCAGTGGTCGCCCTGGTGGTCGCCTTCGTCGTACAGTTCCGGCAGTTCATGCGGCAGCGCTATGAACTCTGGCGCATCGTTCTAAGCGGCGTGCTGGCCAACGTGGCCGCGGTGGGCAAACGGCTGCTCATCGTGGTCCCCTCGCAGACGCACGGCACCCTGCTGCCGTACCCGCCGGGGAGGTACAGCCCAACCTGGGTGGAGTATGGTATCGTTGCTGGGTTGTTTGGCCTGGGCACCTTGATGTACATGGTGGTTTCGAAGATCTTCCCCATCATCGAGCTCCCGGAGGAGGGAGTGGAGGGGTAA
- a CDS encoding molecular chaperone TorD family protein, whose protein sequence is MTKAALRQERAGQAFAGLAIYPRWRSLLRMVRQAGGQADALQADFSRLFVAGRDGCAPNESHQLALEPAEATVLNAALEREYADEGVTLHPAAGELPDHAAVEMEFVAFLCDRERAAWRNRHGAEGRRLLLRQRQFLRQHLGRWIARFAREVRRADSRGWYGEVAGAAAAFIHHDQDLVDLLVRWTEESDGSGVGTG, encoded by the coding sequence ATGACCAAGGCTGCCCTCCGCCAGGAGCGGGCCGGCCAGGCCTTCGCCGGCCTGGCCATCTACCCCCGTTGGCGGTCACTCCTGCGGATGGTGCGGCAGGCCGGAGGGCAGGCCGACGCGCTGCAGGCGGATTTCAGCCGGTTGTTCGTCGCCGGCCGCGATGGTTGCGCTCCGAACGAGTCCCATCAGCTCGCCCTCGAGCCTGCGGAGGCCACGGTTCTGAATGCGGCCCTGGAGCGGGAGTACGCCGACGAGGGGGTCACGTTGCACCCTGCGGCCGGGGAGCTGCCGGACCATGCCGCGGTGGAGATGGAGTTTGTGGCGTTCCTGTGCGACAGGGAGCGCGCGGCCTGGAGGAACCGGCATGGAGCGGAAGGGAGGCGTCTCCTGCTGCGCCAGCGGCAGTTCCTCCGGCAGCACCTGGGGCGGTGGATTGCGCGGTTTGCCCGGGAGGTGCGGCGGGCGGACTCCCGGGGATGGTACGGCGAGGTGGCCGGGGCGGCTGCTGCCTTCATCCACCACGACCAGGATCTCGTGGACCTTCTGGTCAGATGGACTGAGGAATCCGATGGCAGCGGGGTAGGGACGGGATGA
- a CDS encoding 4Fe-4S binding protein, which translates to MNRPAGEGNGHPPAAVLLCAHLDGVGSGLDVRVVRGTLEETLPAVHVRTLDEVCRQPRRISAAVRATGAVRLVLGLCRHGYAAAELQAQVRKAGLDPLGVEVVDLGAYAAWVHSRQEATQKARVLLAAGIARARAFTESRPQNLKPLLPGAVSRRGLLSLSLLEYQAVPAVAVERCHAEEGCRECLGTCPHQAFRLEDGEIRLNKSRCTSCGTCVTACPHGAMDLPGWTAGQVEAYLGALLCAPPEELAPRAVLVVCRHGAAALKSLAASGASYPVNWFPLEVPSLGMVPPTWLLALLNLGAAGVGVVSCPQACGATSLAQIERRVDFCREVLKQAGEHPGRVALLPARPSALLETLRTAPKEFIPVSVQAPPVVPAMASPFAYPSRGRVLTALGERLGASSLVLHHPASPFGLVQVGAGCTLCGACAAACGPGALRLEGDGEAALTFDPTLCTACGRCLPACPEPGTLILHPRADLRILSRGRVALARSHYGRCEACGGPIAPQPMLERMAALLGGENARGAHIITRYCSACRGLAH; encoded by the coding sequence ATGAACCGGCCCGCCGGGGAAGGCAACGGGCACCCGCCGGCGGCGGTCCTGCTGTGCGCGCACCTTGACGGTGTCGGAAGCGGGCTTGACGTGCGCGTGGTGCGGGGGACCCTGGAGGAGACCCTGCCGGCCGTGCACGTGCGCACCCTCGATGAAGTCTGCCGCCAGCCCCGGAGGATCAGCGCCGCCGTCCGCGCCACCGGAGCAGTCAGGCTGGTCCTGGGCCTCTGCCGGCACGGCTATGCGGCAGCGGAGCTTCAGGCCCAGGTACGGAAGGCCGGCCTCGACCCTCTGGGGGTTGAGGTGGTGGACCTGGGGGCCTACGCTGCCTGGGTGCACTCCCGCCAGGAGGCGACGCAGAAGGCCCGGGTCCTCCTGGCTGCGGGGATAGCCCGGGCGCGGGCATTCACCGAAAGCCGTCCCCAGAACCTGAAACCGCTCCTGCCGGGGGCGGTGAGCCGGCGTGGCCTCCTCAGCCTTTCACTTCTGGAGTACCAGGCGGTTCCGGCCGTCGCGGTGGAGCGCTGCCACGCCGAAGAGGGCTGTCGGGAGTGCCTGGGCACCTGCCCGCACCAGGCATTCCGCCTGGAGGACGGTGAGATCCGACTGAATAAGTCGCGCTGCACCTCCTGCGGGACCTGCGTAACCGCCTGCCCCCACGGGGCCATGGACCTGCCCGGCTGGACGGCCGGACAGGTGGAAGCGTACCTGGGCGCGCTCCTTTGCGCTCCTCCTGAAGAGCTGGCCCCCCGGGCCGTCCTGGTTGTTTGCAGGCACGGGGCCGCCGCACTGAAGTCATTGGCCGCTTCAGGGGCATCCTATCCGGTGAACTGGTTTCCCCTGGAGGTCCCCTCGCTGGGGATGGTGCCGCCCACATGGCTGCTGGCCCTTCTGAACCTGGGGGCGGCGGGGGTGGGAGTTGTCTCCTGCCCCCAGGCATGTGGAGCCACCTCTTTGGCCCAGATCGAGAGGCGGGTGGACTTCTGCCGGGAGGTCCTCAAGCAGGCAGGAGAACATCCGGGACGGGTCGCGCTTCTCCCGGCTAGGCCCTCCGCCCTGCTGGAGACCCTGCGGACCGCGCCCAAGGAGTTCATCCCCGTGTCGGTCCAGGCTCCCCCGGTGGTTCCCGCCATGGCTAGCCCCTTCGCCTACCCTTCCCGCGGCCGCGTGCTGACAGCCCTGGGTGAGCGCCTCGGCGCGTCCTCCCTCGTATTGCACCACCCGGCGTCGCCCTTCGGTCTCGTTCAGGTGGGTGCCGGCTGCACGCTGTGCGGCGCGTGCGCGGCGGCGTGCGGCCCGGGGGCTCTACGGCTGGAAGGCGATGGCGAGGCCGCCCTGACCTTTGACCCGACCCTGTGTACCGCCTGCGGGCGGTGCCTGCCGGCCTGTCCCGAGCCAGGTACCCTGATCCTCCACCCCAGAGCCGACCTGCGGATCCTCTCCCGTGGCAGGGTGGCCCTGGCCCGAAGCCACTACGGCCGGTGTGAGGCCTGCGGCGGGCCGATCGCGCCCCAGCCGATGCTGGAGCGGATGGCTGCGCTTCTGGGAGGCGAGAACGCCCGGGGGGCGCACATCATCACCCGGTACTGCTCCGCCTGCCGCGGCCTGGCGCACTGA
- a CDS encoding winged helix-turn-helix transcriptional regulator, with protein sequence MIDLQPTRSQLLRIIRERGGVTLRDLQQATGLSRSTLRQHLTILQRDGAVRERLLRGRPGRPPIVYEPSPAAPRRALESYAAILGAVLRVVGGQGTHQVRRIAEAAAVEIARRHAHIATLLSLEDRITAALGALLEDARTAEVRPVGRDYEVVLRDCPLLALAGELPQICGITRELLHRLTGATVEQRRWMLRGDPCCSFLLKAKRAGRRSRAAPGRREDVRPDGWRGVHG encoded by the coding sequence TTGATCGACCTGCAGCCCACGCGCTCACAGTTGCTCCGCATCATCAGGGAGCGCGGCGGGGTGACGCTGCGCGACCTGCAGCAGGCCACGGGCCTCTCCCGGTCTACCCTCCGCCAGCACCTGACCATCCTGCAGCGCGACGGAGCCGTCCGGGAACGCCTGCTGCGGGGTCGGCCGGGACGTCCGCCCATCGTCTACGAGCCCTCCCCGGCTGCCCCGCGGCGTGCCCTGGAGAGCTATGCCGCCATCCTAGGTGCCGTCCTGCGCGTTGTCGGCGGGCAGGGTACGCATCAGGTGCGGCGGATCGCTGAGGCCGCCGCGGTCGAGATCGCCCGACGGCATGCCCACATCGCGACGCTATTGTCCCTGGAGGATCGCATCACCGCGGCCCTGGGAGCCCTACTTGAAGATGCCCGCACGGCGGAGGTCAGGCCTGTGGGGAGGGACTACGAGGTCGTCCTCCGCGATTGTCCCCTGCTGGCTTTGGCTGGGGAGCTCCCTCAGATCTGCGGGATCACCCGCGAGTTGCTGCACAGGCTCACCGGGGCGACGGTGGAGCAGCGCAGGTGGATGCTGCGAGGTGACCCGTGCTGCTCCTTCCTGCTGAAGGCGAAACGGGCCGGCAGGCGCTCCCGCGCCGCGCCGG